TTTAATCCAAAATTTAAAAATAGATTTTTGATTACCCATAATTATTGGGAAAATAAAGAAAATAATTTTTTAATTTTAAATTCTCTTGGATTCAAGATTAAACTACATTTCTTTTTCTAAAGAAGAAAATAGAAAAGTATTAGAAATTATTAGACATTTAAGATAATTCAATTAATTAAACTCTTTTAATAACTTCTGATAGGAGTATTTCAAGTCTCTTATTCCCTTCGTCAATCATTCTCTGTGTCTCCATTATAAATTTTTCAAGTCTCTTATTCCCTTCATCAATCATTCTTTGTGTTGCTTCAATCATCTTCTTCGCCCTTTCATCCTCTTTTTGTATAAGTTTGTTTGTAAAATAAGATAAAATAAAGGGTTGAATTAAAGCAAGAGCTCCCAAAATAAATGCAAGAATATTTATTGTTTCGGCTGTAATATTTTAATTTTAAAATAAAGATTTATTTAGGGTCAAAAACTAAAAATTTTTTAATCATAAAAAAATTCAAGATGCTTAAAAAAAGGCTTTTTAAATTGTTATATATAATAAGACCCTTATAAATTGGTTAAATAAAGATCAGGGAAATATAAGGGTGCTGAATTTGAACTAAACCCTAAAATACTATATGATAATTTTTTTTTTCATTATTATGTCTCTTGTTACATGGATATTTAAATATTATTAGTTTTAAGCAAAAATATGAACAATTCTTGCTACGGATAGGCTACAAAATGTCTTTTTGTATCTTATTAGACTGGGTTAATAATGAAAAGAAATAAAGTTTCAAATGTTGTAGGGATCTTCGTGATTTTACTCTGTCTATTTACCTATCCCTTTTTAGATGCTAACTTCCACAAATACTCTATTTTAAACTAAATTGAAATTTGAAAATCAAAAATCTTTCCTTTATTATTTATACTACTAACTTTTTTATTGCAAAAGATGGAGGGGAATTGTGAAAAATAAATTATTTTTATCAGGTAATGAAGCACTTGCAAGAGGTGCCTGGGAATCTGGTGTAAGTGTTGCTGCCAGTTACCCGGGAACTCCCTCTACTGAAATTCTTGAAAATCTCGCAAAATATAAGGAAATTGAGGCGGAATGGTCAACAAATGAAAAGGTGGCTTTTGAAGTAGCATTAGGGGCAGCAATAGGAGGAAAAAGAGCAATAGTATCAATGAAACATGTAGGTCTTAATGTTGCTGCTGACCCTTTATTCTCCTCTGCCTATTCAGGTATTAATGCTGGATTTGTAATTGTTACCTGTGATGACCCTGGAATGCATTCCTCTCAGAATGAACAGGATAACAGAAGATACGCCAAATTTGCAAAAATACCCCTACTTGAACCTTCTAACCCCCAGGAAGCTTATGATTTTGTTAAAATTGCCTTTGAATTATCTGAAAAATTTGAAATTCCTGTTTTAGTTAGATTAACAACAAGGGTCTCCCATACAAAGGGAATTGTTTTTGTAAATGAAAGAAAAGAGATTCCTTTAAAGGATTATACAAAAAATTTTTCAAAGTTTGTTCTTCTTCCAGCAAACGCAAAAAATCGGCATAAAATTCTTGAAGAAAAAATTTTAGAATTAAAAAAACTCTCCTCAAAAATTGAAATAAACAGAATTGAAAAGGGTAAAAATAGTCTCGGTATTGTTACTTCAGGTGTTTCATATAATTATGCAAAAGAAGTATTTGAAGATGCATGGTTCTTAAAACTTGGGATGGTTTTTCCTTTTCCTGAAGAACTTTTTAAAGAATTTTACAAAAATGTTAAAGAAGTTATAGTTGTTGAAGAAAATGAACCATTTATTGAAGAGGAAATAAAAATCCTTGGATTCAAAGCTGAAGGGAAAAAATATTTTCCTATTTTAGACGAACTTTCCTGTGATATTATTAGAAAGGGATACAAAAATGAAGAATTACCTCACCCAGAAAACTTTGAAACTGTTAAAAGACCACCCCAACTCTGCCCAGGTTGCCCTCATACAGGTATTTTTTATTCTCTTTCAAGGTTAAAAGTAACTGTTTTAGGTGATATTGGATGTTATACCCTTGGAGCACTCCCTCCACATAACGCAATGGATACATGCATCTGTATGGGGGCATCAATTGGAAATGCTATTGGTTTTGAAAAAGCAGGAAAAGAGAAAATAGTGGCTGTCATAGGTGATTCAACATTCCTTCATTCTGGTATAACAGGTTTAATTGACGCAGTTTACAATAAGGGGAAAATGACCCTTATAATTCTTGATAATAGAACAACAGCAATGACAGGTCATCAGGACCACCCTGGAACAGGAATAACTGCAAAGGGAGAGAAAACAAAAGAAATTAATATCTATGACATTGTAAAAGCAATAGGAGTTGAGGAAATTTATGAAGTTGATTCTTACAATTTAAAGGAAACATTAAAAACCATTAAAAAAGCTGTTGAAAGTAAAAATTTAAATGTTATAATTTCAAAAAGACCCTGTGCCCTCTTAAAGGAAGTAAGAGAAA
This DNA window, taken from candidate division WOR-3 bacterium, encodes the following:
- the iorA gene encoding indolepyruvate ferredoxin oxidoreductase subunit alpha, which produces MKNKLFLSGNEALARGAWESGVSVAASYPGTPSTEILENLAKYKEIEAEWSTNEKVAFEVALGAAIGGKRAIVSMKHVGLNVAADPLFSSAYSGINAGFVIVTCDDPGMHSSQNEQDNRRYAKFAKIPLLEPSNPQEAYDFVKIAFELSEKFEIPVLVRLTTRVSHTKGIVFVNERKEIPLKDYTKNFSKFVLLPANAKNRHKILEEKILELKKLSSKIEINRIEKGKNSLGIVTSGVSYNYAKEVFEDAWFLKLGMVFPFPEELFKEFYKNVKEVIVVEENEPFIEEEIKILGFKAEGKKYFPILDELSCDIIRKGYKNEELPHPENFETVKRPPQLCPGCPHTGIFYSLSRLKVTVLGDIGCYTLGALPPHNAMDTCICMGASIGNAIGFEKAGKEKIVAVIGDSTFLHSGITGLIDAVYNKGKMTLIILDNRTTAMTGHQDHPGTGITAKGEKTKEINIYDIVKAIGVEEIYEVDSYNLKETLKTIKKAVESKNLNVIISKRPCALLKEVRENFSKKPKMKIDEEKCLGEKCKACIRLGCPAISALNGKISISPLLCVGCEVCKEICPKGAIS